A genomic window from Lotus japonicus ecotype B-129 chromosome 1, LjGifu_v1.2 includes:
- the LOC130729137 gene encoding uncharacterized protein LOC130729137 isoform X2: MFSLRSDPCPEWIYDVLLSYCVNDDSAKSFASLLYTTLTEAGVDVFKDDGKLRSGDQISYFSSVLHAIGVSRISIIVFSRNYAASQWCMEELEKIMECRRTISQRVIPVFYEVDPSDVFMQEGAFGEGFEDKLISWRAALSEANNILGLHSVDSRREHDEINKVVEDVMEDVKADLLAFRQSKDLVGIESRVQDVVRLLNSQQSQHPQILGIWGMAGIGKTTIAKEVFSRIGHGFEALVFLNNVRECTLEHGLLSLQHKLLSTIFETEELQLHSIESAKKILRERLHDRKILVILDDVNEPEQLNALCGSRDWFSSGSVIIVTTRDRRLLKTLGVDHVYRVPELDQIESLELFCWRAFSQASPGEDFVELSRKVVAYSGGLPLALKVTGRTVFGSDASEWKSLLPKLKRDLDHKLYRVLKSCFDDLDETAKVVGLDIACFYSGMDRNEVIQMYAFSAEVALQVLQDQSLLIINENNKLRMHVLLQHAGREFQKEKVLQKVALGKIYDVFLSFRGKDSRPKFVSHLHTSLENAGIYVFRDDDEIRRGDTISDSLLRSLRQSRICIVVLSKHYANSKWCMLELENIMEYRQTMGLVVVPVFYEVDPSDVRHQAGEFGKAFEDLITRTSLDEEDDTVQNCRTALLQVGGIAGVVIINSRNESEDVKKVVEDVTDLLGKTDLFVAEHPVGVEARIQDVIQLLHSHQSKAPLLLGIWGMGGLGKTTIVKAVYNQIRRDFEAKSFLLNVREVCEQNNGIVSLQQKLLSDIYKTTKIKIDNVESGRVELKRRLSQKKIFLVLDDVNRLDQLASLCGSCEWFGQGSRIIITTRDENIVSRAFGVELVYRIKEMDEKESLELFSWHAFKQPIPGEGYADLSRDVVEYCGGLPLALQVIGSFLLTRRRTTEWKNVLEKLKVIPNGEVMEKLKISFDGLSDDDIKEIFLHLAFFFIGMDQHDVIKILKDCEHFAEIGISVLVQQSLVTIDRKNRIGMHDLLRDMGREIVRKKSVDGGKEPSRLWHYQDLDFVLSKDTRKTDVQGLTLKSPEMDTTYNFEAKAFEKMDKLRLLQLAGVKIDGDYKYLSKDLRWLCWHRFPLKYTPTDFHQQSLVAIDFKYSNLEQVWKKSQLLKKLKFLNLSHSPNLRQTPDFSNLPNLEKLVLKDCSSLSSISHTIGNLNELVLLNLKNCTSLHSLPKSIYKLKSLKTLILSGCSKIDKLEEDIEQMESLTILVADNTAITRVPFAVVRSKSIGYISLCGYEGFSRDVFPSIIRSWMSPTNNILFQVQTSSMGMSSLDILYEQNSSSSGLFYALKDLQKLRRLWVKCDSEVQLNECVERILDALKITNCAELEATPSTSQVSNNSSALLDCHNQVRISGSKLSSTSLLIQMGMNCRVFNTLKETILQMSPIESGLLPSDDYPDWLTFNSDCSSVTFEVPQVDGRNLRTIMFIVYSSSPDNITSEGLKNVLMINCTKNTIQLYKKGALGSFNEEEWQKVVSNIEPGNKVKVVVFFEKEFIVKKTSVYLIYDVPTDQKTEHCHEPDKSVPVSGGDENDFSQPEGSNADPPPCLKKKKIKHKDTQKPIPNDIVEKFPEIPGGEAVYVYREADRNVPPETQGPQIPPSGIPTRTNIEVPSPPIENPLKEAAVSENEPLQNPFPKIVNPSGPTSEAQILDTLNEPTVQQQESPPCPSLNIKDYEKMLEDDPFQLMMKIISKEIHFSDTKQISTKTSESSTSTPLPMLINQLKELIFSVDLIEALPSNTFLSNQIRKVMDEIEVHQDKLKAYRDIGVGNFCYWYNDLTSTIDQIKNSKLFIFQLEADQEEIRQKLMKTRSKYDGAIAAVLMGASRRCEIKNEIQSLKQQISELEKEDALIIEEELKCEDQKRNIIEEIKVLSKEALEKGKETAALQKKKKKHESVLEALRKTYEEMKFKQTF, from the exons ATGTTTTCCTTAAGATCTGATCCCTGTCCAGAGTGGATCTACGATGTCCTTTTGAGTTATTGTGTTAATGATGACTCTGCTAAATCTTTTGCATCACTTCTCTACACCACTCTCACAGAGGCTGGAGTTGATGTTTTCAAGGACGATGGCAAGCTTAGAAGTGGCGATCAGATATCATATTTCTCCTCAGTGCTTCATGCAATCGGAGTTTCTAGAATTTCCATCATTGTTTTCTCAAGAAACTATGCTGCATCTCAATGGTGTATGGAAGAGTTGGAAAAAATAATGGAGTGCCGCAGAACCATATCTCAGAGGGTAATCCCTGTATTCTATGAAGTAGATCCCTCTGATGTATTTATGCAAGAAGGTGCGTTTGGAGAAGGTTTTGAAGACAAATTGATAAGTTGGAGGGCAGCTCTCAGTGAAGCTAACAACATATTAGGACTTCACTCAGTGGATTCAAG GAGGGAACACGACGAGATCAACAAAGTAGTTGAAGATGTTATGGAAGATGTTAAGGCAGACTTGCTAGCCTTCAGACAATCGAAGGATCTAGTGGGGATAGAATCTCGTGTGCAAGATGTGGTTCGACTGCTGAACAGCCAACAATCACAACATCCACAAATACTAGGGATATGGGGTATGGCAGGGATAGGTAAAACAACCATTGCCAAAGAAGTTTTTTCTCGAATTGGTCATGGTTTTGAGGCTCTTGTATTCCTTAATAATGTCAGGGAATGCACACTAGAACATGGGTTGCTTTCTTTACAGCATAAGCTTCTTTCTACAATCTTCGAAACAGAAGAACTACAGCTACATTCAATTGAATCAGCAAAAAAGATACTGCGGGAAAGActtcatgatagaaaaataCTTGTTATACTTGATGACGTGAATGAGCCAGAGCAGCTAAATGCTCTGTGTGGAAGTCGTGACTGGTTTAGTTCGGGCAGTGTTATAATCGTCACCACAAGAGATAGGCGTCTACTCAAGACGCTTGGAGTTGACCATGTGTATAGAGTGCCAGAGCTGGACCAAATTGAGTCTCTTGAGCTTTTTTGTTGGCGTGCATTCAGCCAAGCAAGTCCTGGAGAAGATTTTGTTGAACTTTCCAGAAAAGTAGTTGCTTACTCTGGGGGATTGCCACTAGCTCTTAAAGTCACTGGGCGCACTGTGTTTGGAAGTGACGCATCAGAGTGGAAGAGTCTGTTACCCAAACTCAAAAGAGATCTCGATCACAAACTTTACCGAGTTCTAAAAAGTTGTTTTGATGATTTAGACGAGACAGCTAAAGTAGTAGGCCTTGATATAGCATGTTTCTATAGCGGGATGGACCGAAATGAAGTGATACAGATGTATGCATTTTCAGCAGAAGTTGCATTACAAGTTCTTCAAGACCAAAGccttttaattattaatgagAATAACAAGCTCAGAATGCACGTTCTGCTGCAACATGCGGGAAGAGAATTCCAAAAGGAGAAGGTGTTGCAGAAGGTTGCTCTG gGAAAAATCTACGACGTGTTCTTGAGTTTCAGAGGGAAAGACAGTCGCCCAAAATTCGTTTCACATCTCCATACCTCTCTCGAAAATGCTGGAATATATGTTTTCAGAGATGATGATGAAATTCGGCGGGGAGATACGATCTCAGACTCATTACTGCGAAGTCTCAGACAATCTAGAATTTGTATTGTTGTTCTGTCAAAACATTATGCTAATTCAAAATGGTGCATGCTAGAGTTGGAGAACATAATGGAATATCGCCAAACCATGGGTCTGGTGGTTGTGCCAGTGTTCTACGAGGTAGATCCCTCAGATGTACGTCATCAAGCAGGTGAGTTTGGAAAAGCTTTTGAGGATCTTATAACAAGAACCTCACTGGATGAAGAAGACGACACTGTGCAAAATTGTAGGACAGCACTCCTTCAAGTTGGTGGCATAGCAGGTGTTGTCATCATAAATTCCAG GAACGAAAGTGAGGATGTCAAGAAAGTAGTTGAAGATGTTACTGATTTGCTTGGCAAGACAGACTTATTCGTTGCTGAGCACCCAGTGGGGGTAGAAGCTCGTATTCAAGATGTGATTCAACTTTTGCATAGTCATCAATCCAAAGCTCCTTTGCTACTTGGGATATGGGGGATGGGGGGGCTGGGCAAAACAACCATTGTAAAAGCTGTTTATAATCAAATTCGTCGTGATTTTGAGGCTAAGAGCTTCCTCCTAAATGTCAGAGAAGTTTGCGAACAAAATAATGGTATAGTTTCTTTACAACAGAAGCTTCTTTCTGATATCTACAAAACAACCAAGATAAAGATAGATAATGTTGAATCAGGAAGAGTGGAATTGAAGAGAAGACTTAGCCAGAAGAAAATATTTCTTGTGCTTGATGATGTCAATAGATTGGACCAACTGGCTTCTTTGTGTGGAAGTTGTGAATGGTTTGGCCAAGGAAGTAGAATTATCATCACAACCAGAGATGAAAATATAGTCAGCAGGGCATTTGGAGTTGAGCTTGTATATAGAATAAAAGAAATGGATGAGAAGGAATCTCTTGAGCTTTTTAGTTGGCATGCATTTAAACAACCAATTCCTGGAGAAGGCTATGCTGACCTTTCAAGAGATGTAGTTGAGTACTGTGGGGGATTGCCGCTAGCTCTTCAAGTAATCGGGTCCTTTTTGTTGACTAGGAGGAGGACTacagagtggaagaatgtgctggAGAAACTCAAAGTGATTCCCAATGGTGAAGTAATGGAGAAGCTAAAAATAAGTTTTGATGGTTTAAGTGATGATGATATTAAAGAAATATTCCTTCACTTAGCTTTTTTCTTTATCGGGATGGACCAACATGATGTAATTAAGATATTGAAAGACTGCGAGCATTTTGCAGAAATTGGAATAAGTGTGCTTGTACAACAAAGCCTTGTAACTATTGATAGGAAGAACAGGATCGGAATGCATGATTTGCTACGAGACATGGGAAGAGAAATCGTCCGCAAGAAATCAGTAGATGGGGGCAAGGAGCCTAGTAGATTATGGCATTACCAGGATCTGGATTTTGTATTATCAAAAGATACT AGAAAGACAGATGTTCAGGGACTGACTTTGAAGTCTCCAGAAATGGATACAACTTATAACTTCGAAGCCAAAGCATTTGAGAAGATGGATAAACTTAGATTGCTTCAACTTGCTGGCGTGAAAATTGATGGAGATTACAAGTATCTTTCAAAAGATCTTAGATGGCTTTGCTGGCATAGATTTCCTTTAAAATACACACCAACAGACTTTCATCAACAAAGTTTAGTTGCCATTGACTTCAAATATTCCAATCTGGAACAAGTTTGGAAGAAGTCCCAG TTGCTGAAGAAGCTGAAATTTCTGAATCTTAGTCATTCTCCTAACTTGAGACAAACTCCAGACTTTTCAAACTTACCAAATCTTGAAAAGTTAGTACTTAAAGACTGTTCTAGTTTGTCTTCGATTTCTCATACTATTGGAAATCTCAATGAACTGGTTCTGCTAAATTTGAAGAACTGTACAAGCCTTCATTCACTTCCAAAAAGCATCTATAAGTTGAAGTCATTAAAAACTCTTATTTTGTCTGGATGTTCAAAAATTGACAAGTTGGAAGAGGATATAGAACAGATGGAATCTTTAACCATCCTGGTTGCAGATAACACTGCAATAACAAGAGTTCCCTTTGCTGTAGTGAGATCCAAAAGCATTGGATATATTTCTTTGTGCGGCTATGAAGGATTCTCACGTGATGTATTTCCATCAATTATACGATCTTGGATGTCTCCaactaataatattttattccaAGTTCAAACATCTTCTATGGGCATGTCATCCCTTGATATCTTGTATGAACAAAACAGTAGTTCATCAGGTCTATTCTATGCTCTAAAGGATCTTCAGAAGCTTCGACGCCTTTGGGTGAAGTGCGACTCAGAAGTTCAGCTGAATGAATGTGTAGAAAGAATTTTGGATGCACTAAAAATCACAAATTGTGCGGAATTAGAAGCAACACCAAGCACATCTCAAGTCTCAAACAATAGTTCTGCTTTACTTGATTGTCACAATCAAGTTCGCATTTCAGGGTCAAAACTTTCGTCGACTTCTCTTTTGATACAAATGGGAATGAACTGCCGTGTCTTCAATACTCTTAAAGAAACTATTTTACAG ATGTCCCCCATTGAGTCTGGTTTACTTCCCAGTGACGACTATCCTGATTGGTTAACATTCAATAGTGATTGTTCTTCTGTAACTTTTGAAGTCCCTCAAGTGGATGGGCGCAACTTGAGGACAATCATGTTCATTGTCTATTCTTCTTCCCCAGACAATATCACATCAGAAGGCCTGAAAAATGTGTTGATGATAAATTGCACAAAGAACACCATTCAGCTCTATAAGAAAGGTGCATTAGGATCCTTTAATGAAGAGGAGTGGCAGAAAGTAGTATCAAACATAGAACCTGGTAACAAAGTGAAGGTGGTTGTCTTTTTTGAGAAAGAATTCATTGTGAAGAAGACATCAGTTTATCTCATATATGATGTGCCAACTGACCAAAAGACAGAACACTGCCATGAGCCAGATAAGAGTGTTCCTGTTTCCGGTGGTGATGAAAAT GACTTTTCTCAACCTGAAGGTAGCAACGCTGATCCACCTCCTtgcttaaagaaaaagaaaatcaagCATAAGGATACTCAAAAACCAATTCCTAATGACATTGTTGAGAAATTTCCAGAG ATACCTGGAGGTGAAGCTGTATATGTTTATAGAGAGGCTGATCGAAACGTTCCCCCAG AAACTCAAGGTCCTCAAATTCCTCCTTCTGGTATTCCCACTCGAACCAACATAGAAGTTCCTTCTCCTCCAATAGAAAATCCACTCAAAGAAGCTGCTGTTTCTGAAAATGAGCCTCTTCAGAATCCATTTCCAAAGATTGTTAATCCTTCAGGTCCAACTTCTGAAGCTCAAATTCTTGATACTTTGAATGAACCAACTGTTCAACAACAAGAATCTCCTCCATGTCCCTCTTTAAACATAAAAGATTATGAAAAGATGCTTGAAGATGACCCCTTTCAACTTATGATGAAAATCATTTCGAAAGAGATTCATTTCTCTGACACTAAACAAATTAGCACCAAGACTTCTGAGTCTTCAACATCTACTCCTCTTCCCATGTTGATCAACCAACTGAAGGAGCTTATATTTTCAGTGGACTTAATCGAAGCATTACCGTCGAACACCTTTCTGAGCAATCAAATTCGGAAGGTAATGGATGAGATTGAGGTTCATCAAGATAAACTCAAAGCTTACCGAGATATAGGAGTTGGAAATTTCTGTTATTGGTACAATGATCTTACTTCAACCAtagatcaaataaaaaattcaaaactctTTATATTCCAACTTGAAGCTGATCAGGAGGAAATTAGACAAAAGTTAATGAAAACTCGAAGCAAGTATGATGGTGCTATTGCTGCAGTTTTGATGGGGGCTTCGAGACGTTGTGAAATCAAGAATGAAATTCAATCACTCAAGCAACAAATTTCTGAGCTTGAGAAGGAAGATGCTTTGATTATTGAGGAAGAACTTAAATGTGAGGATCAAAAGAGAAACATCATTGAGGAAATCAAAGTCTTATCTAAAGAGGCTCTTGAGAAAGGTAAAGAAACTGCTGCCCtccagaaaaagaagaagaagcatgaaTCTGTACTTGAAGCTCTTCGAAAGACTTATGAAGAGATGAAGTTCAAGCAAACTTTTTAG